In Chloroflexota bacterium, a single genomic region encodes these proteins:
- a CDS encoding DUF1501 domain-containing protein, producing MGSNGSNGHSKSLVFVQLTGGNDALNTVLPINDEHYYNFRPAVQFQPEDLLKLDGNIGLNPNMTAMKRLWDEGKVAIINGIGYPNPNRSHFRSMDIWHTAEPTKVATEGWLGQLTRDLDPKGENVLTSVNFGRGLPRALSAQGVPVASVGDLATYGLYPDIHDESIRNQTLDMFSQMYGGAGKDAVKEFIQQTGRGVMQGADILGTAPRNYSSSVEYANTSIGQSLKDAAQVMFADIGTRIYYTGQGSYDTHAGEVPMHAKLIGEMSNAVGDFWDDVEEHGYENDTAVVIFSEFGRRIKDNGSGTDHGSGGVAFVIGGGVKGGMYGDFPSLAPEDQLEGDMHYNNDFRSAYTDLLEDWMGVDAHPITNGTFEKLGLIKK from the coding sequence TTCCGCCCGGCAGTACAGTTCCAGCCGGAAGACCTGCTGAAACTGGACGGCAATATCGGGCTGAATCCGAATATGACCGCCATGAAGCGGCTGTGGGACGAGGGCAAGGTCGCCATTATCAACGGCATCGGCTACCCGAACCCGAACCGCTCGCACTTCCGCTCGATGGACATCTGGCACACGGCGGAGCCGACGAAGGTCGCCACTGAAGGCTGGCTCGGTCAGCTCACGCGCGACCTAGACCCTAAGGGCGAGAATGTTCTGACATCGGTCAACTTCGGCCGCGGTCTGCCGCGCGCGCTGTCGGCGCAGGGCGTGCCGGTCGCGTCTGTCGGCGATCTTGCGACTTATGGCTTGTATCCGGACATCCATGATGAATCTATACGCAACCAGACGCTGGATATGTTCTCGCAGATGTACGGCGGCGCGGGCAAGGACGCGGTGAAGGAGTTCATCCAGCAGACGGGCAGAGGCGTGATGCAGGGCGCGGACATACTCGGCACGGCGCCGCGCAACTATTCGTCGAGCGTCGAGTACGCGAATACTTCCATCGGTCAGAGCCTTAAGGACGCGGCGCAGGTGATGTTCGCGGACATCGGCACGCGCATCTACTACACCGGGCAGGGCAGCTACGACACGCACGCGGGCGAGGTGCCGATGCACGCCAAGCTCATCGGCGAGATGTCTAACGCAGTCGGCGACTTCTGGGACGATGTGGAAGAGCACGGCTATGAGAACGACACGGCAGTCGTGATATTCTCCGAGTTCGGCAGGCGCATCAAGGACAACGGCTCCGGCACCGACCACGGCTCCGGAGGCGTGGCGTTCGTCATCGGCGGCGGAGTGAAGGGCGGCATGTACGGCGACTTCCCATCGCTCGCGCCCGAAGACCAGCTCGAAGGCGACATGCACTACAACAACGACTTCCGCAGCGCGTACACCGACCTGCTGGAGGATTGGATGGGCGTGGATGCCCATCCAATCACGAACGGAACTTTCGAGAAATTGGGGCTTATCAAGAAGTAG
- a CDS encoding DUF1800 domain-containing protein, which yields MTTATKSDVGLVKHLLRRASFGATPAELDHFEALGYEDAIEELLHPDDPQHMPDDIIKRYHTDMHELRYGNSASAYWLYRMVTTKAPMEEKIALFWHGVFATGYAKTNQARSLLNQIDMFRRLGLGKLDDLLIDLAKDPSMIIWLDNQENHDGAINENWGRELLELFSMGIGNYTEDDIKEASRAFTGWTLGNAEYMAVRASKDSIWPYGRIAWHFNFRDSDHDDGQKNFLGETGDFNGDDIVRIICKQPATARFIARHLYDFFVADEEPVPQWPYTAPRDPDAIDILSQAYFDGDHEIRHMLRVLFNSDFFKEAQYARVKCPAELVAGTMRLSGSVTQPDMGIIPTSDLTGFMGQTLLNPPSVEGWHEGTEWINSGALVERVNFAAKEISDITAPGVRLILDRLAEQNGGEYTPSELVGACLDIMGTPEMDIEMRAALTAHVGIKGDVSLASHRQGDEAEQRVGELLGLIASTTEYQLV from the coding sequence ATGACCACAGCAACGAAATCGGATGTCGGACTTGTCAAGCACCTGCTGCGGCGCGCGTCTTTTGGCGCGACTCCGGCAGAACTCGACCACTTTGAGGCACTCGGCTACGAAGACGCCATCGAAGAACTCCTGCATCCTGACGATCCGCAGCACATGCCGGACGACATCATCAAGCGCTATCACACTGATATGCACGAGCTGCGCTACGGCAATTCCGCCTCTGCGTACTGGCTCTACCGAATGGTTACCACGAAGGCGCCAATGGAAGAGAAAATCGCGCTCTTCTGGCACGGCGTGTTCGCCACCGGCTACGCCAAGACTAATCAGGCGCGCTCGCTGCTGAACCAAATCGACATGTTCCGCAGGCTTGGGCTTGGCAAGCTCGACGACTTGCTCATTGACCTCGCCAAAGACCCGTCGATGATTATCTGGCTGGACAATCAAGAGAACCACGACGGCGCCATCAACGAAAACTGGGGCAGAGAACTACTCGAACTGTTCAGTATGGGCATCGGGAACTACACCGAAGACGACATCAAAGAGGCGTCGCGCGCGTTCACCGGCTGGACGCTGGGCAACGCCGAATACATGGCGGTGCGCGCGTCTAAGGACTCCATCTGGCCATACGGCAGAATCGCGTGGCACTTCAACTTCCGCGACAGCGACCACGACGATGGGCAGAAGAACTTCCTGGGCGAGACGGGCGATTTCAACGGCGACGACATTGTGCGCATCATTTGCAAGCAGCCGGCGACGGCGCGCTTCATCGCGCGCCACCTGTACGACTTCTTCGTGGCGGACGAAGAGCCGGTGCCGCAGTGGCCCTACACCGCGCCGCGCGATCCGGACGCCATCGACATCCTGTCGCAGGCGTACTTCGATGGCGACCACGAGATTCGCCACATGCTGCGTGTGCTCTTCAACTCCGACTTCTTCAAAGAGGCTCAGTACGCGCGCGTAAAATGCCCGGCGGAACTGGTCGCAGGCACGATGAGGCTGAGCGGTAGCGTTACGCAGCCCGACATGGGCATCATCCCTACGTCAGACCTGACCGGCTTCATGGGGCAGACGCTGCTCAACCCGCCGTCGGTCGAGGGCTGGCACGAGGGTACGGAGTGGATTAACAGCGGCGCGTTGGTCGAGCGTGTCAACTTCGCCGCGAAGGAAATCAGCGACATCACCGCGCCCGGCGTGCGGCTTATCCTGGACAGGCTGGCAGAGCAGAACGGCGGCGAGTACACGCCGTCGGAGCTTGTGGGCGCATGCCTGGACATTATGGGCACGCCGGAGATGGACATCGAGATGCGCGCCGCGCTCACAGCGCATGTGGGCATCAAGGGCGATGTGTCGCTCGCCAGCCACCGGCAGGGCGACGAAGCCGAACAGCGCGTCGGCGAACTGCTCGGGCTAATCGCATCGACAACCGAGTATCAGCTAGTATAA